In one Oryza glaberrima chromosome 2, OglaRS2, whole genome shotgun sequence genomic region, the following are encoded:
- the LOC127763561 gene encoding proteasome subunit alpha type-2 encodes MGDSQYSFSLTTFSPSGKLVQIEHALTAVGSGQTSLGIKAANGVVIATEKKLPSILVDETSVQKIQSLTPNIGVVYSGMGPDFRVLVRKSRKQAQQYYRLYKETIPVTQLVRETAAVMQEFTQSGGVRPFGVSLLIAGYDDNGPQLYQVDPSGSYFSWKASAMGKNVSNAKTFLEKRYTEDMELDDAIHTAILTLKEGYEGQISANNIEIGVIRSDREFKVLTPAEIKDFLEEVE; translated from the exons ATGGGAGACAGCCAGTACTCCTTCTCCCTCACCACCTTCAG CCCGTCGGGGAAGCTGGTGCAGATCGAGCACGCGCTCACCGCGGTCGGATCCGGCCAGACGTCCCTCGGGATCAAAG CTGCTAATGGTGTAGTTATCGCCACTGAGAAGAAATTGCCTTCTATTTTAGTCGATGAAACATCT GTGCAAAAGATTCAGTCATTGACTCCGAACATTGGAGTTGTCTACAG TGGGATGGGTCCCGATTTCCGTGTTCTTGTGAGAAAAAGTCGGAAACAAGCACAGCAGTATTATCGGTTGTACAAG GAAACTATCCCTGTTACTCAGCTTGTCCGAGAAACTGCTGCTGTTATGCAGGAGTTCACACAATCTGG TGGTGTAAGACCATTTGGAGTATCATTATTGATTGCCGGGTACGATGACAATGGCCCACAGCTGTATCAG GTTGATCCCTCAGGATCATACTTCTCCTGGAAAGCATCAGCTATGGGGAAAAATGTCTCCAATGCAAAGACATTTCTTGAAAAAAG ATACACAGAAGACATGGAGCTTGATGATGCCATCCATACTGCCATTTTGACTCTGAAAGAAGG ATATGAGGGTCAAATCTCAGCCAACAATATTGAAATTGGAGTTATTCGATCTGACCGTGAATTCAA AGTTCTAACCCCGGCAGAGATCAAGGATTTCTTGGAAGAGGTGGAGTAA